In Pseudomonas flavescens, the sequence CTCTTTGACGTCAGGCCGCGAGCGACCGTGGGAAGATGGGATTGGCGACGCGCCCTCGAACTGCGCCCGGCAGGGCGCGGCGGCATGCCGTTGTCAGGCGCGGCGACGCATTTGCTGCTCGATGCGGTTCTGCAGCCGGAACAGATAGGCGAAGCCCTGCTCCCAGCGCTGGTGCCCGGACTTCACGTTGATGTGCCCGGCGCCACTGAGGATGGCGGTCTCGCTGCCCCAATCACGGGCCAGTTCGATGGCGCGCGCGGCACTGGCGGCCGAGTCGTTGTCGGAACCGACCAACTGGCTGGGGAATGGCAGCAGGTGCGGAGGAATCGGCGCGAAATTACGCAGCGCTTCGGGGCAGTTGGGGCGCTGCACATCGGCCGGTGCGACCAGCAGCGCACCGCGCACGCGACGCAGCGACGCCACGGGCGCCTGCGCCGCCCAGTGGGCGACCGTGACGCAGCCCAGGCTGTGGGCGATGAGAATCGCCGGCCTCGGGTCGGCGACGATCTGCCGTTCCAGAGCGGCAACCCAATCCTCGCGGCGCGGCGTCAGCCAGTCCAGCTGCTCGACCCGCGCACTATTGGGCAGGCTGCGCTGCCAGTGGCTCTGCCAATGGTCATCGCCCGAGCCCTGCCAGCCCGGCACTATCAGGTATCGAATCGCTTCACTGCGCATCGCGGCGCCTCCCGTGTCTGCCTGTCGTGCAGTAGTCAGTGCACCGTGTGCAAGTGCATCTGCACCCTGTGCATCACGTCTGCATGGCGTGCAGTGTAGGAGGCCAAGAACGAGACTAAAAAGAATAAGAACTTCTTTGCTTATTCCTCATAAGCAAATAACGATCTGTAACGACCGCAAAACGGCTATATATCCAGAAGAAATATAAATGTTCTTAAACAGTATTTTTAAGAATATTTCAGATTCCCTAGTATCCGCTCCACGCCCCGCAGCCGACAGCCGTCGCACCGAGAACGAGGGCAAGGAGCCTTTAGCCATGACCGCAACCCTTCGCAACCTGGAAGGCCAGGATGACGCCACCATCCTGCGTGAGATCCAAAGCGCCCTGAACGGCCTGAAATTCGGCTCGGTAGAGATCACCGTGCACAACGGTCAGGTCGTGCAGATCGAGCGCAAGGAAAAATTCCGCCTTCAGCAATCCGGCAGCAAGAACGCCTGATCACCATTCCGCCAACCCGACCACGGGCCGCCAGCATGAATCCCTATCGCTACTCCCGATGTAACCCACGAATGCCTGCCTAGAGCAGGCATCGAATAACAGAGCACGCCAAACACGCACAGCACCGTATTCAGTATCGAGGAGCTCCACCATGTCCATTCGCCGTTTCGCACTCGCTGCACTCGCCAGCGCCCTGGTAGCCGGCCCGGTTTCTGCCCAGACCCTGCTCAACGTGTCCTACGACCCGACCCGTGAGCTGTACGTCGAATTCAACAAGGCGTTCAACAAGCACTGGCAGGAACAAGGCAACGAAGCCCTGACCATCCAGCAGTCTCACGGCGGCTCGGGCAAACAGGCTCGTGCGGTGATCGACGGCCTGCAGGCCGACGTGGTGACCCTCGCGCTGTCCGGCGACATCGACGCGATCAACCTGAACCAGCCGCTGATCGACAAGGACTGGCAGAAACGCCTGGCCGACAACAGCACACCGTACACCTCGACCATCGTGTTCCTGGTGCGCAAGGGCAACCCGAAAGGCATCAAGGACTGGGATGACCTGGTCAAGGATGGCGTCGAAATCATCACCCCGAACCCGAAAACCTCCGGTGGTGCACGCTGGAACTTCCTCGCCGCCTGGGCTTACGCCAAGAAGAAATACGGCAGCGACGAAAAAGCCCTGGAATACGTGACCGAGCTGTACCGTCACGCGCCGGTTCTGGACACCGGTGCCCGTGGTTCGACCATCAGCTTCGTACAACGTGGCCTGGGCGACGTACTGCTGGCGTGGGAGAACGAAGCCTACCTGTCGCTGGCCGAAGAAGGCGGCGACCAGCTGGAGATCGTCACCCCGTCGCTGTCCATCCTCGCCGAGCCGCCGGTGGCCGTCGTCGACAAGAACGTCGACCGCAAGGGCACCCGCAAGGCCGCCGAAGCCTACCTGCAGTACCTGTACAGCGAAGAAGGCCAGCGCATCGCCGCGAAGAACTTCTACCGTCCGCGCAACGCCGAAGTGGCGGCCGAGTTCAAGAATCAGTTCAAGGATCTGGAACTGGTCACCATCGACAAGGACTTCGGTGGCTGGAGCTCCGCACAGCCCAAGTACTTCGACGACGGCGGCGTGTTCGACGACATCTTCAAGAAGATCAATCAGTAAGCCACGCCTTATCGACGAAGCCCGCCACTCCTGAAGGAATGGCGGGCTTCGCTCTGCGGACCTGATTAAAAGGACTCTCCATGTCTCGTCGAACTTCCTCGGTCATACCCGGCTTCGGGCTGACTCTGGGCTACACCCTGACCTACCTCGCCCTGGTCGTGCTGATTCCGCTGGGTGCCATGTTCCTGTTCTCGCTGCAGCTGTCGCTGGAGCAGTGGTGGAACCTGATCACCAATCGCCAGGTGCTGTTCTCCCTCAAGCTTTCCTTCGGCACCGCCCTGGCGGCGGCGCTGCTCAATGGCATCCTCGGCACCATCATCGCCTGGGTACTGGTGCGCTATACCTTCCCCGGCCGACGCATCATCGATGCCATGGTCGACATGCCATTCGCCCTGCCCACCGCGGTCGCCGGTATCGCCCTGACCGCGCTGTACGCGCCCAACGGCATGATCGGCTCGCTGTTCCCCTTCAAGATCGCCTACACCCCGCTGGGCATCACCCTGGCGCTGGTGTTCGTGACCCTGCCGTTCGTGGTGCGCACCCTGCAGCCGGTACTCGCCGACTTTCCCAAGGAAGTCGAAGAAGCGGCCTCCTGCCTGGGTGCCAAACCCCTGCAGGTGTTCTGGCACGTGCTGCTGCCAAGCCTGCTGCCCGCCTGGATCACCGGCTTCGCCCTGGCCTTCGCCCGGGGAGTCGGTGAGTACGGCTCCGTGGTGTTCATCGCCGGCAACATTCCGATGAAGACCGAGATTCTGCCGCTGTTGATCGTCTCCAAGCTGGATCAGTACGACTACCCGAGCGCCACCGCCATTGGCGTGCTGATGCTGGTGGTCTCGTTCATTCTGCTGCTGCTGATCAACCTGCTGCAGCGCCGCATCCAGCCGCAAATCTGAGGAGCCCGTCATGAGCCTTGCAACCCTTAGCAAGAACGCGGCTGCGCGCCCGGTACGCCGCTCCCCCGGCGCCATCGCCCTGATCGTCATCGCCTGGGCGGTGTTCGCGGTGATCCTCGTGCTGCCGCTGTACATCGTCGTCACCCAGGGTCTGAGCCGTGGCCTGGAATTCTTCTGGGAGGCGATCCGCGAGCCGGACGCCATTTCCGCACTCAAGCTGACCCTGCTGGCCACGGCCATTTCCGTACCGCTGAACCTGGTGTTCGGCGTCGCGGCGGCCTGGTCGGTGACCAAGTTCGAGTTCCGCGGCAAGAGCGTGCTGGTCACCCTGATCGACATGCCGTTTTCGGTATCGCCGGTGGTCGCCGGCCTGATCTACGTGCTGCTGTTCGGCGCGCAGAGCAAGCTGGCGCCATACCTGCAGGATCAGAACCTGCAGATCATCTACGCCGTACCGGGCATCGTGCTGGCGACCATCTTCGTCACCTTCCCCTTCGTCGCGCGCGAACTGATCCCGCTGATGGAGGAACAGGGCACCACCGAAGAAGAAGCCGCACGCCTGCTCGGCGCCAACGGCTGGCAGATGTTCTGGCATGTGACGCTGCCTAACGTAAAATGGGCGCTGGTCTACGGCGTGGTGCTCTGCACGGCGCGGGCGATGGGCGAGTTTGGCGCGGTCTCGGTGGTTTCCGGGCACATCCGCGGTTACACCAACACGCTGCCACTGCACATCGAGATTCTCTACAACGAATACAACATCGTCGCCGCGTTCAGCGTGGCCATCCTGTTGCTGGTCATGGCCCTGGTCGTGTTGCTGCTTCGCCAATGGAGCGAAGCGCGCTTGAGCCGGCAGTTCAAGACGAATCAGGACGATTGAATCATTCCGCCGGCGCCGCGCTCCTGCGCGAACCGGCCAGACAGAACGACAGGTGCACCCCATGAGTATTCAAGTTCAAGGCATCAACAAGCACTTTGGCCAGTTCAAGGCGCTCAACGACATCAACCTCAACATCAACAGCGGTGAGCTGGTGGCCCTGCTCGGCCCGTCCGGCTGCGGCAAGACCACCCTGCTGCGCATCATCGCCGGCCTGGAAGTCCCGGATACCGGCAGCATCGTGTTCCACGGTGAAGACGTTTCCGAGCACGACGTGCGTGATCGCAAGGTCGGCTTCGTGTTCCAGCACTACGCCCTGTTCCGTCACATGACGGTGTTCGACAACGTTGCCTTCGGCCTGCGCATGAAGCCCAAGGGCGAGCGTCCGAACGAGAACGTGATCAAGAAGAAGGTCCACGACCTGCTCGACCTGGTGCAGCTCGACTGGCTGGCCGACCGCTACCCGGAACAGCTCTCCGGTGGCCAGCGCCAGCGTATCGCCCTGGCCCGTGCCCTGGCGGTGGAACCCAAGGTACTGCTGCTCGACGAGCCCTTCGGCGCCCTCGACGCCAAGGTGCGTAAAGAGCTGCGCCGCTGGCTGGCGCGCCTGCACGAAGAAGTGCACCTGACCAGCGTGTTCGTGACCCACGACCAGGAAGAAGCCATGGAAGTGGCCGACCGCATCGTGGTGATGAACAAGGGCGTGGTCGAACAGATCGGCTCGCCGGCCGAAGTCTACGAGAAGCCGTCCAGCGACTTCGTCTACCACTTCCTCGGTGACGCCAACCGTCTTTATGTCGGCGACGATCACCACGTGCTGTTCCGCCCGCACGAAGTGAGCCTGTCGACGGAAGCACTGGAAGGCCACCAGGCCGGTGAAGTGCGTGACATTCGCCTGCTCGGAGCCATCACCCGCATCACCCTGAAGGTCGAAGGCCAGGACGAACTGATCGAAGCCGAAGTGGCCAAGGATCACCTCAGCCTCGACAACCTCAGCCGCGGCACCACCCTGTACTTCAAACCCAAGGGCGGCAAGCCGGTTACTGCGGCTAGTTAATCCGCAGACGTCCGAAACGTAGGGTGGGCCGGGCGGATATCCGCTTCAGCCCACCAACCGACTCTTCTGATGGTGCCCATGCTCCAGCGTGGGCACCCAGGCCAGTGCGCCCATTCGGGCTAAAAACCGGGCGCGAAGCGCCCATGAAGGCATTCCCACGCGGAGCGTGAGGAACGATCCAGTGATGGACGCTCCCATCAAGCCGTCTTGCGTTCGCGGATGCAGGTCGGGCCGGCGCGCTTGACCACTTCGTGTTCGACCTCCTGGCGCAGGCCAAGGAGGAAGGCGGCTTCGGCGACCACGAACAATGGCCCGATCATCAGCCCCATGACGTCGTCGACGAACGCCGGCTTGCGGCCTTCGTAGAAATGGCCAACGAACTGGATGATCCAGCCCACTACGAACAGTCCCAGCCCCGCGCTCAGCCACAGTGCCGTGCCTCCCATGGCCAGCCCGGCGCTGAACCACAGGCAGAGGCCCAGCAGCGCCCCCATGACTACCCCGAAGCGAAAGTCCAGGCGCAGGTAGAACAGTGTCGTCACCAACGCCACGGCCAGCGCCGGTGACAGCCAGAGGCCCGAGACCGCCACGCCTGGGCGCGACAGCAGCACGGTGACCGCCAGGACGATCATGGGGATGCCGACGAAATGGGTGACGATATTGCGCCGATCGCGGTGGTAGGCCGCGTATTGGGCGAGGTGATCCACCAGGGTTTTCATTGTTGTTATCCTCACGGGTGCGTGTCATCGCATAATGGCGCTGCCATCTCGCCAGCACTGTCAGCTAGCCGACAAACCGGAACATCCATGACCGATCTGCATGCCGTTCTGCTTCAAGGCCAATGGTTCGCCGCCCTGCCGCAGGCGTTGCAGCAGGCGCTGGTGACGCAGGGTCGGCAACTGAATCTGGAGGCCGGGCAACGCCTGTTCAGCCGTGGCGATTCGCCGAGCGGCCTGTATGCCGTGCTGTCCGGCGCCATGCGCGTCGGTACGGTGGATGCGCAAGGCAAGGAAGCGCTGCTGATTCTGGTGGAGGCGCCGCACTGGTTCGGCGAAATAGCCCTGTTCGACGGCCAGCCGCGTACCCATGATGCCTTCGCCGAGGGCGCCAGCGCCCTGCTGCACGTTCCCCAGGCAGGCTTGCTGAGCCTGCTCGATGCCCACCCTGAATACTGGCGCGATATCGCCCTGCTGATGGCCCACAAGGTACGCCTGGCGTTCATCGCCCTGGAAGAGATGAGCCTGCTGCCCGCTGCGCAGCGGCTGGCCAGACGGCTGCTGCTGATCGCCGAAGACTATGGCGAAACCCAGGGCCCCCGGCGCATCATTCACCTGGCGCAGGAGCAACTGGCCGCGATGCTGGCCATCTCCCGACAGACCGCCAACGGTGTGCTCAAGGACCTGCAAGCCCGCGGCATCGTGCGACTGACCTACGGTGAGATCGAAATTCTCGACCTCGATGGCCTGCGACAGGCCGCTCAGTAACCACATGAAGCTTTTATGACAGCCGAACCAATGGCTAAGAGCCATGTCCTTATTCATTCCCTGAAATACAGGCCCGCCGGCTGACCCCGAGCTGGCCGGAAGCGATCCCGGATGCCGTTGCCAGAACCTCAAGACTTCACCGACCTGCCTGCCGTACTCGCTGGCCCGATCCTTCGGCGCCTGGAGCCCGGCCGCCTGGTGCTGTGGCTGGTCGGCAGCCGTGAGCTGCAACTGACCCTGCGCCTCGCGCCAAGTGAACAGGCCGCTCGCGATTACCCGCTGGGTGACGATGCGTGTCAGCGCTTGGTGATCGGCGAGCATGCGGTCATCCACCTGATCGACCTGCATCTCGACACCCCGCTGCCCCAGGACGAACGGATCGACTACGACCTGCTGGTCGACGGCCAACAGGGCATCGCCGACTGGGCCGCACACCTGCTGTACGACGGCGCAGCGCAAGCCAACTTCGTGCTGCGTTCGCGCATCGACAATCTGCTGCACGGCTCCTGCCGCAAACCTCATCACCCGTCCAAGGATGGCCTGCTCTGCGCCGATCGCCTGCTGGCCACTGCCCATGAGCCCCACGAGCGCCCTGCACTGCTGATGCACAGCGGTGATCAGGTGTATGCCGATGACGTCGCCGGGCCGATGCTGCGCGCCGTCCACAAGCTGATCGAACGCCTGGGCCTGTACCACGAGAAGCTCGAGGGCGCGGTGGTCGAAGACAGCGCCGACCTCTACGTGCACCCGGCCAGCTACTTCCACCGTGCCGACCTGCTGCCGGCGCTGAAGGCCAACGAAACCCTGCGCGAACGCTTCTTCGGTGGTACCGAAAAGCCCATCTTCACCAGCAGCAACGCCGACAACCACCTGGTGACCCTGGCCGAAGTGCTGGCCATGTACCTGCTGGTCTGGTCGCCGACGCCCTGGACGCTGATCGATCTCGACCAGCCGGAACTGAGCGACGAGGATGCCGAGCGCTACCGCAAGGAGCAGGTCTGCATCGAGGCCTTCGTCGCCAGCCTGGGCCAGGTTGGCCGGGTGCTGGCGCACCTGCCGAACCTGATGATCTTCGACGATCACGACATCACCGATGACTGGAACCTCTCCGCCCAGTGGGAAGAGACCGCTTACGGCCATCCCTTCTCCAAGCGCATCATCGGCAACGCACTGATCGGTTACCTGCTGTGCCAGGGCTGGGGCAACAATCCCGACGCCTTCGCCGAGCCGCTGAGCAATACCCGCGAACTGTGTGAGCAGGCCAGGGAACGAGGCTTCGGCAGCCCGGCTCAGGATCGTCTGATCGACGACTTGATGAAGTTTCAGCAATGGCACTACGTGCTGCCCAGCACACCGGCGCTGCTGGTACTCGACACGCGCACGCGGCGCTGGCGCAGCGAGCGCAATATCAAACGCCCCTCCGGGCTGCTCGACTGGGAAGCCCTGAGCGAATTCCAGCAGGACCTGCTCGACCACCCCGCCGCGATCATCGTGTCAGCGGCGCCGATGTTCGGGGTCAAGCTGATCGAAGCGGTGCAACGCGTGTTCAGCTGGGCCGGGCACCCGCTGATGGTCGATGCGGAAAACTGGATGGCGCACCGCGGCGCCGCTCAGGTGATGCTCAACATCTTCCGCCATTCGCGCACCCCCGGTGATTACGTGGTGCTTTCCGGCGACGTGCACTACTCGTTCTTCTACGAGGTGAGAATCCGCGACCGCCACCAGGGCCCGACCATCTGGCAGATCACCAGCAGCGGCGTGAAGAACGAATTCCCGGAGCGCCTGCTGAACCTCTTCGACCGCCTCAACCGCTGGCTGTATGCCCCCTGGTCGCCCCTCAACTGGCTGACCAAACGCCGCCGCATGCAGGTGTTCCCGCACATCCCCAAACAGAGCAAGGCAGGCGAACGCCTGTGGAACTCAGCAGGCCTCGGCCAGGTGCTGTTCAACGCCGCCGGCCAACCCAGCCGCGTGTTCCAGCTCAACGCCGACGGCTCGCCCCGCACCGAATTCATCGACGACCGCGACGAAGCCCCAGAGCCAAACGAAGAACCCAAGCGCGCATAAGCGCCCCCTGTAGGAACCCCGACCTCGGGGCGAAGCGATAGCAGTCATCCTGCAAAAACGGCGGTGTGACCACCATTCGCCGCGGGGGCGCAGCTCCTAAAGGATCGTGCAATCCTCAGCCCCGTAGGAACCCCGACCTCGGGGCGAAGCGATAGCAGTCATCCTGCAAAAACGGCGGCGAGTCCACCATTCGCTGCGGGGGCGCAGCTCCTACAGGATCGTGCAATCCTCAGCCCGTAGGAGCCCCGACCTCGGGGCGAAACGATTGCGGCCATCCTGCAAAAACGGCGGTGTGCCCCTATTCGCCGCCGCGGAGGGGGCTGCGCTTGCCGGGTCGCCTAGCGCAGCTTCTCCAGCAGTTGGTAGTACCACATGCCCAGCGCCAGCATCGGGTTGCCGAACACGTCGCCCATCGGCACCTTGATGTGCGAACAGCCGGCAAAGGTCTCGAAACGTGCCAGCTCGCCGCCCATGGCCTCGGCCATGATCTCGCCCATCACGTGGCTGGTGGCGATGCCGTGGCCGGAGTAGCCCTGGCAGTACCAGACGTTGGGCGACAGCTTGCCCAGTTGCGGGATGCGGTTCATGACGATGCCCATGGCGCAGCTCCACTGGAACTCGATGGGCACGCCCTTGAGGCTCGGGAAAGTCCGCTCGATACCGGGCCGCAACTCGGCCGCGATATCCCGCGAGTCGCGCCCGGAGTAGTTGGCGCCGCCGCCGAACAGCAGGCGCCCGTCGGCAGTCAGGCGGTAGTAGTCGAGCACGAAGCGGCAGTCGTAAACGGCCAGGTCCTGGGGGTTGATCTGCGCCGCCAGCTCGCCCAGCGGCGCGGTGGTGACGATGCCGCCCATGGCCGGAAAGATCATGCCCTTGAGCTTTCCAGGCTCCAGCTTGTGGTACACGTCGCCGGCCAGCATTACCTGATTGGCGACCACCCGCCCTTCGGCCGTAACCAGCGTCGGCGTAGCGCCGTGAACGATCTCCAGCACCGGCGAGTGCTCGAAAATCAGCGCGCCCAGGCTATGGGCCGCCCGCGCTTCGCCCAGACACAGGTTCAGCGGGTGCAGATGCAGGTTACGGGTGTTCTTCAGCGCGCCAAGGTACAGGTCGCTGGCCAGGTGGGCACGTACGCCACCGGCATCGAGCAGGGTCACGTCGGCCTCCATGCCACGGCGCAGCGCCTCGTCATGGGAGGCACGCAGTTCGTCGAGGTGGGCGGGTTTCATCGCCGCATGCAAGTGGCCGTGCTTGAGGTCACAGGCGATGCCGTAGCGACGCACCCGCTGCTCGATGATGTCGTGGCCGCGCCAACGCAGGTTCCAGATGAAATCGTCGACCTCCCCACCCAGCCGCTTGCGCATCTGCTTGGCCATGGCGGCGTCGCCAGACAGGCTGCCGGTAACCTGCCCGCCATTGCGGCCGCTGGCGCCCCAACCGATGCGATTGGCCTCCACCACGGCCACCTTGAAACCACGCTCGGCCAGTTCGACCGCCGTGGCCACGCCGGTGAAGCCGCCGCCGATGATTGCCACATCGACCCGCACTTCACCCTGCACGCTCGGGTAGTCGCTGTCCTGATCGATGCTCGCGCTGTAATAGGACGGGCTGCGCTCGGCTGCCGTCGTCGTGTCTTTCATGTCCGTTCCTTAGCGGCCCGCCTGAGCGCGCCACGATAATCATGTTGTGCAAGCTCACGCCTGATTCAGGTACCAGCGCCAGTCCTGCTCGCCGACTTCCCCCATGAAGCGCCGCTGCTCCTCGCGCTTGACCGCCAGGTACACCCGCAGAAACTCCGCCCCCAGGGCCTCGGGTGCCCAGGTCGAGGCCTGCAGCGCGCACAGCGAGGTCAGCCAATCGGTGGGCAGCAGGGTCTTGGCCTGGGCATAACCGTTGCCCTCGATAGGTTCACCGGGGTCCAGCTCTTCGCGGATGCCACGGTGAATGCCGGCGAGGATCGCCGCAGCGGCCAGATAGGGGTTGGCATCGGCGCCGCAGATACGGTGCTCGATATGCCGCGTGAACGCCGGGCCGCCCGGCACGCGCAGGCTCACGGTGCGGTTATCCACACCCCAGGTCGGCGCCAGCGGCGCGTAGCTGTTGGCCTGGAAGCGCCGGTAGGAGTTGGCGTTGGGGCAGAACAGCAGGAGTGAGTCGAGCAGGCTGGCGAGCATGCCGCCCACCGCGTAACGCAGCAGCGGGGTCCCTGCGGGTGCCTCACTGGCGAACAGGTTGCGGCCCGCCGCGTCGTTCAGGCTGACGTGCATGTGCATGCCGGTGCCCGCCAGATGATCGAACGGCTTGGCCATGAAGCAGGCCTGCATGCCATGCCGATGCGCCACGCCCTTGACCAGGCGCTTGTAGCGCACCGCCTGATCCATGGCCTGCAACGCATCGCCATGCTCCAGGGTGATCTCCACCTGCCCCGGCGCGTATTCGGAAATCGCCGTGCGTGCGGGGATGCCCTGGGCCTTGCACGCAGCGTACAGGTCAGCCAGAAACGGCTCGATCTGCTCCAGCTCGCGCAGGCCATAGACCTGGGTACTGCGCGGCCGCCCGCCATCGGCATCCAGGGCCGGCTGCGGGTGGCCACGGGCGTCGCGCTTGGCATCGAGCAGGTAGAACTCCAGCTCGCAGGCCATCACCGGGTGAAAGCCCTCGGCCTGCAGCCGCTCGATCACCTGCACCAGCACATGGCGCGGGTCGGCGATGCTGGCCGGCATGCCGTCCTGCGGGTGCATGCTGACCTGCACCGCCGCCGTGGGGATCAGCCGCCAGGGCAGGCGCACCAGGCTGCCAGCCAGGGGATAGGCCCGGCAGTCGATGTCGCCGACGTCCCAGACCAGCCCGGAATCCTCGACGTCATCACCGTTGATGCTCAGACCAAGGATGGTGCTCGGCAGCGGTCGGCCGCTGCGGTAAACGGCGAGCAGTTCGTCACGGTGCAACAGCTTGCCGCGCGGCACGCCGTTGGCGTCGATGATGAACAGTTCGAACAGCTCGATATCGGGGTTCTGCGCGAGGAAATCCTCGGCGTCTTGCAAGGGCGCGAATTGCATGATGGCTTCTCATGGGCCACGGGCGACCGTCACGGCGGACAGTGGGCCCGGATCGACTTCTCGGCCGCACAGGCGGCCATGGGTGTCATCAGAAGACGAGAAGAACATCCGGCGGGCGGGCATGGCGACAATGCCAGAGTGCCCAGAAGGCGAGGGTCTGCGGCAGCCCCGTGGGTTCGGGCGCCCGGCCCCGCAAGCGCAGGGCTGGCAGGGCTGGCAGGGCGATGGCTGGGGCAAAGATGCAGACCGGGATAGACATGCCAGCGAGGCTCGCACGCCGCCATAGTCAGGTTAAATCGTTATTACCGCACCTTCAGATAGCCAGCGGCTAAACAATGGCCTGTCACGGCTCGGGTTTATAGCCCAGTCGCAGGCCTCCCCAATGCTTGCCCTGCACATGGATCGGCACCGACAGGTCGTGCATCAGTTCGCCGGTATCGCGCATGTAGGTCTGCAACAACAGGCGCTGTTTGTGGCTGCCGCAGCGGATGCCGGTGCGGTCGTTGAACATCCGTTTGCTGCGGCTCTTCACGGTATCCACGGCGCGGTCACCGGTGGGCGGATGATTGAACGCCTCGTTGTGGGTCGGCACGTAGCCTTCCGGCGTGGTGGCGATGGCGAACACCAGGCCTTCGTGGCGCTTGAGCAGCGGCTCCTGGATGGCGGGCAGCACCTGATCGGCATGGCTGTCGAAGCGCGTGCGGAACTTGGCCGGGAAGCTGCCCTGAATCGGCTGGTACTGACGGTCGAACAGATCCGCCAGGCTGATACGCCCGGCCTGGATATCCGCCTCGAACTGCCGACCGATCGCGGCGGCGCCTTCCAGGGCGAGGTCGTAGATGCGCTGGTGATAGCTGTCCAGGCCGACGCTGGCCAGCTGTTCGCTGACGCTTTCCGCCTGGCCGACCAGTTGTTCGGCAGCCTTGCCCAGTTG encodes:
- a CDS encoding NAD(P)/FAD-dependent oxidoreductase; this translates as MKDTTTAAERSPSYYSASIDQDSDYPSVQGEVRVDVAIIGGGFTGVATAVELAERGFKVAVVEANRIGWGASGRNGGQVTGSLSGDAAMAKQMRKRLGGEVDDFIWNLRWRGHDIIEQRVRRYGIACDLKHGHLHAAMKPAHLDELRASHDEALRRGMEADVTLLDAGGVRAHLASDLYLGALKNTRNLHLHPLNLCLGEARAAHSLGALIFEHSPVLEIVHGATPTLVTAEGRVVANQVMLAGDVYHKLEPGKLKGMIFPAMGGIVTTAPLGELAAQINPQDLAVYDCRFVLDYYRLTADGRLLFGGGANYSGRDSRDIAAELRPGIERTFPSLKGVPIEFQWSCAMGIVMNRIPQLGKLSPNVWYCQGYSGHGIATSHVMGEIMAEAMGGELARFETFAGCSHIKVPMGDVFGNPMLALGMWYYQLLEKLR
- a CDS encoding glutamine synthetase family protein gives rise to the protein MQFAPLQDAEDFLAQNPDIELFELFIIDANGVPRGKLLHRDELLAVYRSGRPLPSTILGLSINGDDVEDSGLVWDVGDIDCRAYPLAGSLVRLPWRLIPTAAVQVSMHPQDGMPASIADPRHVLVQVIERLQAEGFHPVMACELEFYLLDAKRDARGHPQPALDADGGRPRSTQVYGLRELEQIEPFLADLYAACKAQGIPARTAISEYAPGQVEITLEHGDALQAMDQAVRYKRLVKGVAHRHGMQACFMAKPFDHLAGTGMHMHVSLNDAAGRNLFASEAPAGTPLLRYAVGGMLASLLDSLLLFCPNANSYRRFQANSYAPLAPTWGVDNRTVSLRVPGGPAFTRHIEHRICGADANPYLAAAAILAGIHRGIREELDPGEPIEGNGYAQAKTLLPTDWLTSLCALQASTWAPEALGAEFLRVYLAVKREEQRRFMGEVGEQDWRWYLNQA